Proteins found in one Zea mays cultivar B73 chromosome 1, Zm-B73-REFERENCE-NAM-5.0, whole genome shotgun sequence genomic segment:
- the LOC100277068 gene encoding uncharacterized protein LOC100277068 codes for MDVDVDEATATPASASAKPASNGEAPSGAREVDVGEEYTLAGVLRSFVDGVWYPDEPLLRRLRAASCEAAPRLKGASRNSARDLLEWTRQGSGLRAILVISVGTIMPIALTGLLIFMFFLLIATANAIIVSALMSLAAAGGFLAIFFACLVAVYIGAVGVAIFAISAIVISSVVGVMITTGWVGFFWMIWFTARKSMDLTKHSISMTSSAVQSYSASRQVKQKHVD; via the exons ATGGATGTGGATGTGGACGAGGCCACCGCCACCCCTGCCTCCGCCTCTGCCAAGCCCGCTTCCAACGGCGAGGCCCCCTCCGGCGCCCGCGAGGTGGATGTCGGCGAGGAGTACACGCTCGCCGGCGTTCTGCGCAGCTTCGTCGACGGCGTCTGGTACCCGGACGAGCCGCTGCTCCGGCGGCTCCGGGCGGCGTCCTGCGAGGCCGCGCCGCGGCTGAAGGGGGCGTCTCGGAACTCAGCGCGGGATCTGCTCGAGTGGACAAGGCAGGGCAGCGGCCTCCGCGCCATCCTCGTCATCTCG GTCGGGACAATCATGCCTATAGCATTGACTGGCCTTTTAATCTTCATGTTCTTTCTGCTAATTGCCACTGCTAATGCGATCATCGTCTCAGCCCTGATGTCACTGGCCGCTGCTGGCGGATTCTTGGCTATCTTCTTTGCTTGCTTGGTTGCAGTGTATATTGGAGCAGTAGGAGTTGCTATCTTTGCCATTTCTGCCATTGTCATCTCATCAGTTGTTGGAGTTATGATTACTACTG GTTGGGTTGGGTTCTTCTGGATGATCTGGTTCACCGCAAGGAAGAGCATGGACCTGACGAAGCATTCCATCAGCATGACGAGCTCGGCAGTCCAATCCTATTCCGCGTCCCGCCAAGTGAAGCAGAAGCATGTCGACTGA